A window of Panicum virgatum strain AP13 chromosome 8K, P.virgatum_v5, whole genome shotgun sequence contains these coding sequences:
- the LOC120644878 gene encoding RNA-binding protein P-like — translation MGKRKKGKATTGPHENPDLAPHSQPTTTSTPERKRRLPRDRSPATGSDSEADPSPPSSPGSVRRLIEPYSRPRLLAILAEAAAADPALRARLGAAADASPSHRRLFVHGLPPRAGDDALAAAFSRFGPLADCHAVADRATGRCRGYGFVSFASRAAARRALRGAPRVAVAGCPVSAQFASAGPGPGPSGGGGAGRRVYVTNVAPDASAERLRAFFARFGELDGGPFGFDADTGSSRGYALFVYREAAGAARAVEEPYRVFEGRTLRCQLANEPARKAKAPPAPPPAVVAASAAVTPPPAPAAAEAPALQLVLDAIAAAGVGDLAKYARDPAQAAVFLGQNPALAAAALSSVLAVAAASRSPAAAPAVAPTPAAASAPAVATGKPAAAAAVEPLPVKFGVGSSGGAGLLGPYKPPLSPVVSLSSSPGKKGTMLGQS, via the exons atggggaagaggaagaagggcaAAGCCACCACGGGACCCCACGAGAACCCCGACCTCGCGCCACATTCCcagcccaccaccacctccacgcCCGAGCGCAAGCGCCGGCTGCCGCGAGATCGTTCCCCGGCCACCGGCTCCGACTCCGAGGCGgacccctcgccgccgtcctcgccgggCTCGGTGCGGCGCCTCATCGAGCCCTACTCGAggccccgcctcctcgccatcctggcggaggcggccgcggccgaccCCGCGCTGCGCGcccgcctcggcgccgccgccgacgcctcgcCCTCCCACCGCCGGCTCTTCGTCCACGGCctgcccccgcgcgccggcgacgacgcgctCGCGGCGGCGTTCTCCCGCTTCGGGCCCCTCGCCGACTGCCACGCCGTCGCGGACCGCGCCACCGGGCGGTGCCGGGGGTACGGCTTTGTCTCCTtcgcctcccgcgccgccgcccgccgcgcgctccgGGGCGCCccgcgcgtcgccgtcgccggctgcCCCGTCTCCGCCCAGTTCGCCTcggccggccccggccccggcccgtccggcggcggcggcgccgggcggcgggtGTACGTGACCAACGTCGCGCCGGACGCCAGCGCGGAGCGGCTGCGCGCCTTCTTCGCGCGGTTCggggagctcgacggcgggcCCTTCGGGTTCGACGCCGACACCGGGAGCTCCCGCGGGTACGCGCTGTTCGTGTACCgggaggcggccggcgccgccaggGCGGTGGAGGAGCCGTACCGCGTGTTCGAGGGGCGCACGCTGCGGTGCCAGCTCGCCAATGAGCCCGCGCGGAAGGCGAAGGcacccccggcgccgccgccggcggtggtggcggcttcAGCTGCTGtaacgccaccgccggcgccagcggcggcagaGGCACCCGCGCTGCAGCTGGTGCTTGATGCCATTGCTGCCGCCGGCGTGGGGGACCTTGCGAAGTACGCGCGGGACCCGGCGCAGGCTGCCGTATTTCTCGGGCAGAACCCGGCTCTTGCAGCTGCGGCACTGAGCTCGGTattggcggtggcggcagcttCGCGGAGTCCTGCAGCAGCGCCTGCTGTTGCCCCAACTCCGGCTGCTGCGTCTGCGCCGGCTGTTGCCACAGGAAaaccggcagcggcagcggctgtAGAGCCATTGCCGGTGAAATTTGGTGTTGGGTCAAGTGGCGGCGCAGGGCTGCTTGGGCCATACAAGCCGCCATTGTCGCCAGTGGTGTCACTGTCATCGTCCCCGGGGAAGAAGGGGACAATGCTGGGACAGTCATG A
- the LOC120645822 gene encoding agamous-like MADS-box protein AGL80, producing the protein MARQKVNLQYITNKLSRRATFKRRCRGLMKKTSEIAALCGARACVVVYDAGAGAAAPPEAWPSAAEAARLFRKYRGMPEGSSLKKATGQLQHLAARFARVRGQVKRSEVENGERDAAALLHERMAGRRRSLAGATGKELAAVKDLVERRLREAKERLRQLGAGEDAVVHPAVAVAPAAAPFGGELGAVFYGASGGSDGAGPSGSGSAAAMEAFNQGCDLGFSWSEE; encoded by the coding sequence ATGGCACGACAGAAGGTGAACCTCCAGTACATCACCAACAAGCTATCCCGGCGCGCGACGTTCAAGCGGCGCTGCCGTGGCCTGATGAAGAAGACGAGCGAGATCGCCGCGCTCTGCGGCGCCCGGGCTTGCGTGGTGGTgtacgacgccggcgccggcgcggcggcgccgccggaggcGTGGCCCTCCGCCGCGGAGGCCGCGCGGCTCTTCCGGAAGTACCGGGGCATGCCCGAGGGCAGCAGCTTGAAGAAGGCCACGGGCCAGCTGCAGCACCTCGCCGCGCGCTTCGCCAGGGTCCGCGGGCAGGTGAAGCGGTCCGAGGTCGAGAACGGcgagcgcgacgccgccgcgctcctccaCGAGCGCATGGCAGGGCGCCGCCGGAGCCTCGCCGGGGCCACCGGcaaggagctcgccgccgtcaaGGATCTGGTGGAGCGGAGGTTGAGGGAGGCCAAGGAGCGCCTGCGGCAGCTCGGCGCCGGGGAAGATGCCGTCGTCCACCCAGccgtggcggtggcgccggcggcggcaccgttCGGAGGGGAGCTTGGCGCCGTGTTCTACGGTGCCTCCGGAGGTAGCGACGGCGCCGGCCCGAGCGGCAGTGGATCGGCTGCCGCGATGGAGGCTTTCAACCAGGGTTGTGACTTGGGGTTCTCGTGGAGTGAGGAGTGA
- the LOC120644879 gene encoding uncharacterized protein LOC120644879: MEEKVSSPLIPPPSEIDLEAGGGEDQLQCRICLETDGRDFIAPCKCKGTSKYVHRDCLDHWRAVKEGFAFSHCTTCKAPYYLRVHSHTDRKWRTLKFRFFVTRDILFIFALVQMVISALAYLVHFIDGYQQYWLRTAWGFDNEVSFYYICGALLFFALLGLSGCFITCYDRRVRNDLAQPCRELCLCCCQPGMCADCHLPGTLCMWTDCTTCFEGCATTAGECGGCLGGAGEAGLPLLLIMGVIVLGLFTVIGIFYSVLVATMVGQRIWQRHYHILAKRMLTKEYVVEDVDGERTDWCPPPLPAEHINQLKSLGLL; this comes from the exons ATGGAGGagaaggtgtcgtcgccgctgatCCCGCCGCCGTCGGAGATCGACCTGGAGGCGGGCGGGGGCGAGGACCAGCTGCAGTGCCGGATCTGCCTCGAGACCGACG GGAGGGACTTCATCGCGCCGTGCAAATGCAAGGGGACGTCCAAGTACGTGCACCGCGACTGCCTCGACCACTGGAGGGCGGTGAAG GAGGGATTTGCATTTTCTCATTGTACCACCTGCAAGGCTCCATATTACTTGAGGGTTCATTCCCACACTGACAGGAAATGGCGAACACTGAAGTTTCGTTTCTTTGTTACTAGAGATATATTATTCATCTTTGCTCTAGTTCAGATG GTCATCTCTGCATTGGCATATTTGGTACATTTTATTGATGGGTACCAGCAATATTGGTTGAGGACGGCCTGGGGTTTTGATAATGAAGTTagtttttattatatatgtg GTGCATTATTGTTTTTTGCTTTGTTGGGGTTATCAGGATGCTTCATAACTTGTTATGATCGAAGAGTACGGAATGATTTGGCTCAGCCTTGTCGAGAACTATGTCTTTGTTGCTGTCAGCCAGG GATGTGTGCAGATTGCCATCTACCTGGCACACTTTGCATGTGGACAGACTGCACGACCTGCTTTGAAGGTTGTGCAACTACAGCTGGCGAGTGTGGTGGTTGCTTGGGAGGCGCTGGGGAAGCTGGGCTACCTTTGCTCCTCATCATGGGGGTGATTGTGCTCGGTCTTTTCACAGTTATAGGCATATTCTACAGCGTCCTGGTAGCAACAATGGTTGGCCAGCGGATCTGGCAGCGGCACTACCACATTCTCGCCAAACGAATGCTAACCAAG GAATATGTTGTAGAGGATGTCGATGGCGAGCGCACAGATTGGTGTCCGCCGCCACTCCCTGCAGAGCACATCAACCAGCTGAAGTCGCTGGGGCTTCTATAA